A region from the Bradyrhizobium erythrophlei genome encodes:
- a CDS encoding IS630 family transposase (programmed frameshift), giving the protein MGAAVSITRLDLTASALRKAASGEKDSAAARRILALALVLDGSDRKTAAETCGMDRQTLRDWVHRYNAAGLAGLRNLKSPGPGSKLTVRQQAELAELVEAGPDPAVHGVVRWRRVDLRDELQRRFGVTLHERSVGKVLAKLGYRKLSVRPRHPQADEEAQQTFKKNFAATVRAQIPEHAKDKPIEIWFQDEARIGQQGTLTRVWAKRGTRPRAPHDQRYDWAYLFGAACPQRRVAAGLVMPAANAEAMSLHLTAICRKVAAGSHAALVLDGAGYHIAAALTIPENVTLVRLPPYAPELNPIENVWEYLRGNKLAITVFDDYDDIVDKTCDAWNFFEHDPKRIASITTRTWATVNN; this is encoded by the exons ATGGGAGCGGCGGTATCGATCACCCGACTTGATCTGACGGCTTCGGCGCTTCGCAAGGCGGCGAGCGGAGAGAAGGATAGCGCCGCGGCGCGTCGGATACTCGCGCTTGCGCTGGTGCTCGATGGCTCGGACCGCAAAACGGCGGCCGAAACCTGCGGCATGGACCGTCAGACCTTGCGGGACTGGGTGCACCGTTACAACGCCGCGGGACTGGCCGGGCTTCGCAATCTCAAATCGCCAGGTCCCGGATCAAAACTCACGGTGCGGCAGCAGGCCGAATTGGCCGAGCTTGTCGAGGCCGGCCCCGACCCCGCGGTGCACGGGGTAGTGCGTTGGCGGCGGGTCGATCTGCGCGACGAATTGCAGCGGCGCTTCGGTGTCACGCTCCACGAGCGTTCGGTCGGGAAGGTTCTAGCCAAGCTCGGCTACCGCAAACTGTCGGTAAGGCCCCGCCACCCGCAGGCTGACGAAGAAGCCCAGCAGACGTTTA AAAAAAACTTCGCCGCGACCGTCAGGGCGCAAATTCCCGAGCACGCCAAAGACAAGCCGATCGAAATCTGGTTCCAAGATGAGGCCCGGATCGGCCAGCAGGGCACGCTGACCCGCGTCTGGGCCAAGCGTGGAACGAGGCCCCGCGCACCGCACGACCAGCGCTACGACTGGGCCTACCTGTTCGGCGCGGCCTGTCCGCAGCGTCGCGTCGCAGCAGGTCTGGTCATGCCGGCGGCGAACGCCGAGGCCATGTCGCTGCATCTCACAGCGATCTGCCGCAAGGTGGCGGCAGGTAGCCACGCCGCTCTTGTCCTCGATGGCGCCGGCTATCACATTGCTGCCGCGCTCACGATCCCCGAAAACGTCACCCTGGTGCGTCTGCCACCCTACGCGCCTGAACTCAATCCGATCGAAAACGTCTGGGAATATCTGCGCGGCAACAAACTCGCGATCACCGTCTTCGACGACTACGACGACATCGTTGATAAAACCTGCGACGCATGGAACTTCTTTGAACACGATCCAAAGCGCATCGCCTCAATCACCACACGAACATGGGCAACAGTCAATAATTAG
- a CDS encoding saccharopine dehydrogenase family protein — protein sequence MKRDFDLIVYGATGYTGRLIAEYLATSYRGDDAPSWAIAGRSTDKLQKVRAEIGAPDDLPLVKADAAESASLRSMCERAAVIITTVGPYQLHGPELVAACAATGTAYVDLCGEPAWMRRMIDAHHEEAKRTGARIVFSCGFDSIPFDLGVLTLQEKAREKFGRPARRVKARLRKVKGGMSGGTAASARATLAAAARDPALIRLLTDPFALTPGFTGPSQPSGLIPEYDPSMNVWLVPFPMAPINTKNVHRTNFLLGHPYGTGFVYDEMMVAPGFGEIARVTTETFATMVSLFGTGGLKPGAGPTREEREKGFYDILFLGELPDGGRVEAVVTGDRDPGYGSTSKMIAESALCLVRDVQGEGGTWTPGALMGPALRKRLKERAGLTFNAR from the coding sequence GTGAAGCGGGACTTCGACCTCATCGTCTATGGCGCGACGGGTTACACCGGCCGTCTCATCGCCGAATATCTGGCGACGTCCTATCGCGGCGACGATGCTCCGTCCTGGGCGATCGCGGGACGCTCGACCGACAAGCTCCAGAAGGTGCGTGCCGAGATCGGCGCGCCGGACGATCTGCCTTTGGTGAAGGCGGACGCCGCCGAGTCGGCCAGCCTACGTTCGATGTGCGAGCGTGCGGCCGTGATTATCACGACGGTCGGGCCTTATCAGCTCCACGGTCCCGAGCTCGTGGCGGCCTGCGCGGCCACGGGCACGGCCTATGTTGATCTGTGCGGCGAACCGGCTTGGATGCGGCGCATGATCGACGCCCATCACGAAGAGGCGAAACGGACCGGCGCGCGCATCGTCTTCTCCTGCGGCTTCGATTCCATCCCGTTCGATCTCGGCGTGCTCACATTGCAGGAGAAGGCGCGCGAGAAATTCGGACGCCCGGCGCGGCGGGTCAAAGCCCGCCTGCGCAAGGTGAAAGGCGGCATGTCTGGCGGCACCGCGGCGAGCGCTCGGGCGACGTTGGCCGCCGCCGCGCGCGACCCGGCCCTGATCCGGCTGCTGACCGATCCCTTCGCGTTGACGCCGGGGTTCACCGGGCCGTCTCAGCCGTCGGGCCTCATCCCCGAATACGACCCGAGCATGAACGTGTGGCTCGTGCCGTTCCCAATGGCGCCGATCAACACCAAGAACGTGCACCGCACGAATTTCCTGTTGGGTCATCCCTACGGCACGGGCTTCGTCTACGACGAGATGATGGTCGCGCCGGGATTTGGGGAAATCGCTCGCGTGACGACGGAGACGTTCGCCACGATGGTTTCCTTGTTCGGGACCGGGGGTCTCAAACCCGGTGCAGGCCCGACTCGGGAAGAGCGCGAAAAGGGCTTCTACGACATCCTCTTCCTGGGCGAGCTGCCGGATGGCGGACGGGTCGAGGCGGTAGTCACGGGCGACCGCGATCCGGGCTACGGCTCGACCAGCAAGATGATCGCCGAAAGCGCTCTCTGCCTCGTGCGCGACGTGCAGGGCGAGGGCGGCACCTGGACGCCGGGCGCGCTGATGGGGCCGGCGTTGCGCAAGCGTCTGAAGGAGCGCGCCGGCCTCACCTTCAACGCGCGTTGA
- a CDS encoding YciI family protein, translating into MTYFLCKMILPRSDFIQTMTDSERNIMKAHGDYLQSLAEVGSIVCHGPVDDPKGGWGLSIFSAKDQTEVERLTAADPIILDDVGATYEILPMKQLRMKGAS; encoded by the coding sequence ATGACCTACTTCTTGTGCAAAATGATCCTGCCGCGCTCGGACTTCATCCAAACGATGACCGACAGCGAAAGAAATATCATGAAGGCTCACGGCGACTACCTTCAGAGCCTGGCCGAAGTTGGTTCGATCGTGTGTCACGGCCCTGTAGATGATCCCAAAGGGGGGTGGGGGCTGTCGATCTTTTCTGCAAAGGACCAAACGGAGGTAGAGCGTCTGACAGCCGCCGATCCGATAATTCTAGATGATGTCGGTGCGACGTATGAAATTCTTCCGATGAAACAACTTCGGATGAAGGGAGCGAGCTGA
- a CDS encoding AEC family transporter has protein sequence MNNIVLLFVCLLLGMGLRAAKKAPENAHLALNAFIIHISLPALIILQIHNVKLHTSLLFSIAMPWLMFALGVWFFWALSARLKFSRETTGALMLAGGLANTSFVGLPMIEAFFGAPSMATGILIDQLGTYLVLSTLGITVATIYSAGTESKAAIFKRIIVFPPLIALVAAFALMPFEFPTWVADALKRLGDTLAPLALVSVGLQLRFDQTSGLKTALATGLGFKLFLAPAVLALLYFGILGTTEETTRVTLFEAAMGPQIGGAIVAVQHGLNPPLVSLMVGLGISLSFLTLPLWSYALHHF, from the coding sequence ATGAACAATATCGTGCTGCTCTTTGTTTGCCTTCTCCTTGGGATGGGTCTCCGCGCCGCGAAAAAAGCTCCTGAGAACGCGCATCTCGCGCTTAATGCCTTTATCATTCACATATCGCTCCCGGCGCTGATTATCCTGCAGATTCACAATGTCAAACTGCACACTTCATTGCTGTTCAGCATCGCGATGCCGTGGCTGATGTTCGCCCTCGGGGTTTGGTTTTTTTGGGCGCTTTCTGCACGTTTGAAATTTTCGCGGGAAACCACCGGCGCGCTGATGCTGGCTGGCGGACTGGCCAACACATCTTTCGTGGGCCTGCCCATGATTGAAGCGTTTTTTGGCGCCCCCAGCATGGCAACCGGTATTCTGATAGATCAGCTTGGTACCTATCTTGTCCTCAGCACGTTGGGCATCACCGTTGCAACCATCTATTCTGCGGGCACGGAATCGAAAGCCGCCATCTTCAAACGAATTATCGTTTTCCCGCCGTTGATTGCGCTGGTAGCCGCTTTCGCTCTGATGCCCTTTGAGTTTCCCACTTGGGTTGCCGACGCATTAAAGCGGCTGGGCGACACGCTCGCTCCGCTGGCCCTGGTTTCGGTCGGCCTGCAACTTAGGTTTGATCAAACCAGTGGGCTTAAGACCGCGCTGGCGACAGGCCTCGGGTTCAAGTTGTTTCTCGCGCCCGCCGTGCTCGCATTGTTGTACTTTGGCATTCTGGGCACCACGGAAGAAACCACACGGGTGACCCTGTTCGAGGCTGCGATGGGTCCGCAAATCGGCGGAGCGATCGTCGCCGTTCAGCATGGTCTCAACCCGCCTCTGGTATCGTTGATGGTGGGCCTCGGCATATCCCTTTCTTTTCTGACATTGCCGCTGTGGTCCTACGCCCTGCATCACTTTTGA
- a CDS encoding phasin family protein gives MSESEVNAGLNGANGFRMPLFEFPRIALPGVFDELAKQGVARAQEGCEKVKVASEEMAEALRESYSSNARSATDYGLKVIETSNANTASAIDFFAHLLGGKSVTDVFTLSVAQAHKAFDTASAQNKELWELAQKLATETGEPIRKHVAKVLRQAK, from the coding sequence GTGAGTGAGAGTGAAGTGAATGCCGGACTGAACGGAGCGAATGGTTTCAGGATGCCGTTGTTTGAATTCCCGAGGATCGCGTTGCCCGGCGTGTTCGACGAGCTTGCCAAGCAGGGGGTCGCCCGCGCACAGGAAGGATGCGAAAAGGTAAAGGTCGCGTCGGAGGAGATGGCGGAAGCGCTGCGTGAGAGCTATTCGAGCAATGCCAGGAGCGCGACCGACTACGGGCTCAAGGTCATCGAGACCTCAAACGCCAATACCGCCTCCGCGATCGATTTCTTCGCCCATCTCTTGGGCGGCAAGTCGGTGACGGATGTCTTCACTTTGTCCGTGGCGCAAGCGCACAAGGCTTTCGACACCGCATCCGCCCAGAACAAGGAATTGTGGGAGCTTGCTCAGAAGCTTGCGACGGAAACGGGCGAGCCGATCAGAAAGCACGTCGCCAAGGTTCTCCGCCAAGCCAAATAG
- a CDS encoding PrkA family serine protein kinase, whose amino-acid sequence MYNDSLFNAFARSFEVRSEAEMSMAEYLESCRGDPMRYANAAERLLAAIGEPQMIDTAKDPRLGRIFLNRTMRAYPAFTGFYGMEETIERIVGFFRHAAQGLEERKQILYLLGPVGGGKSSLAERLKSLMEVHPIYVLKAGDQLSPVFESPLSLFNPETLGPMIEEKYGIPRRRLSGLMSPWCYKRLEAFGGDISQFRVARIQPSRLRQIAIAKTEPGDENNQDISSLVGKVDIRKLETFAQNDPDAYSYSGGLNRANQGILEFVEMFKAPIKMLHPLLTATQEGNYIGTENIGAVPFTGVVLAHSNESEWQNFKANKNNEAFIDRICVIKVPYCLRVTEEQKIYEKLIQGSELASAPCAPATLETLARFSVMSRLRKHENSTVFAKMRVYDGESLKESDPKARSVQEYKDAAGVDEGMDGVSTRFAFKILAATYNHDTTELGADPVHLMYTLEHAIRREQLPDEVEKRYLEFIKAELVPRYAEFIGHEIQKAYLESYGDYGQNLFDRYVDYADAWIEDQDFKDPDTGQMLNRNLLNQELTKIEKPAGIASPKDFRNEVVKFSLRSRAQNSGKNPSWTSYEKIREVIEKRIFSQVEDLLPVISFGSKKDSDTEKKHGEFVARMVGRGYTERQVRRLVEWYMRVKQAG is encoded by the coding sequence ATGTACAACGATTCTCTGTTCAATGCTTTCGCTCGGTCCTTTGAGGTTCGAAGCGAAGCTGAAATGTCGATGGCGGAATATCTGGAATCGTGTCGAGGCGATCCGATGCGATATGCCAATGCCGCTGAGCGGCTTTTGGCCGCGATCGGCGAACCTCAAATGATCGACACGGCCAAGGACCCCCGCCTTGGCCGTATTTTTTTGAACAGGACGATGCGAGCCTATCCGGCTTTCACCGGGTTCTACGGCATGGAAGAAACCATCGAGCGCATCGTCGGGTTCTTCCGGCACGCAGCGCAAGGCCTGGAGGAGCGCAAGCAGATTCTCTATCTGCTCGGACCGGTAGGCGGCGGAAAGTCATCGCTTGCCGAACGGCTGAAGTCGTTGATGGAGGTCCATCCGATCTATGTGTTGAAGGCCGGCGACCAGCTCAGTCCGGTCTTCGAGAGCCCTCTCAGCCTGTTCAATCCGGAAACGCTGGGGCCGATGATTGAGGAAAAGTACGGCATTCCGCGCCGCCGCTTGAGTGGACTGATGAGTCCCTGGTGCTACAAGCGGCTCGAAGCTTTCGGCGGGGATATTTCGCAATTCCGCGTCGCCAGGATCCAGCCCTCGCGCCTGCGGCAGATCGCGATTGCCAAGACGGAGCCTGGCGACGAGAACAATCAGGACATCTCGTCACTCGTTGGCAAGGTCGACATTCGCAAACTGGAGACTTTTGCCCAGAACGACCCCGATGCCTACAGCTATTCGGGCGGCTTGAACCGGGCCAACCAGGGCATCCTCGAATTCGTCGAGATGTTCAAAGCACCCATAAAGATGCTGCATCCGCTGCTGACGGCGACGCAGGAGGGCAACTATATCGGCACCGAGAATATCGGCGCGGTTCCCTTTACCGGCGTCGTCCTTGCGCATTCGAACGAATCCGAATGGCAAAACTTCAAGGCCAACAAGAACAACGAAGCCTTCATCGATCGCATCTGCGTCATCAAGGTGCCCTACTGCCTGCGCGTGACCGAAGAGCAGAAGATCTACGAGAAGCTTATTCAAGGATCCGAACTCGCCTCCGCGCCATGTGCACCGGCAACCCTGGAGACGCTTGCGCGCTTCTCGGTGATGTCACGCTTGCGCAAGCACGAGAACTCGACCGTGTTTGCAAAAATGCGGGTCTATGACGGCGAAAGCCTCAAGGAATCCGACCCGAAAGCCCGCAGCGTTCAGGAATACAAGGACGCCGCCGGCGTCGACGAAGGCATGGACGGCGTCTCGACGCGCTTCGCGTTCAAGATTCTCGCCGCAACCTACAATCACGACACAACGGAACTCGGTGCCGATCCCGTCCATCTGATGTATACGCTCGAGCATGCGATCCGCCGCGAGCAGCTGCCCGATGAAGTCGAAAAGCGCTACCTCGAATTCATCAAGGCCGAACTCGTTCCACGCTACGCGGAATTCATCGGCCACGAGATCCAGAAGGCCTATCTCGAATCCTACGGGGATTACGGACAAAACCTGTTCGACCGCTACGTGGATTACGCCGATGCGTGGATCGAAGATCAGGACTTCAAGGACCCTGATACCGGCCAGATGCTCAATCGCAACCTTCTCAACCAGGAACTGACCAAGATCGAGAAGCCTGCGGGCATCGCCAGCCCGAAGGACTTCCGCAACGAGGTCGTCAAGTTCTCGCTGCGGTCGAGGGCACAGAACAGCGGCAAAAACCCGTCCTGGACCAGCTATGAAAAGATTCGAGAAGTAATCGAGAAACGGATATTTTCGCAGGTCGAAGACCTTCTTCCGGTTATCTCGTTTGGCTCGAAAAAGGACAGCGATACCGAAAAGAAGCACGGCGAGTTTGTCGCGCGCATGGTGGGACGCGGCTATACCGAGCGTCAGGTTCGCCGCCTCGTCGAATGGTACATGCGGGTGAAGCAAGCCGGCTGA
- a CDS encoding alpha/beta hydrolase codes for MIVRRLLQHKTIASRRAVLGGLASATSVLALGGCARLGATGASFDASPLSVDPTLLVTTTRKRVNGGRAKPWFGPERASTMTVARAKLVPPDDGRLSLAAVGLGDWRIEEVEPVSGEVGDLLAQAGGGPDVLIYVHGFKQTFETAALDAAHLSDAIKFRGRTMVFSWPSKAGFFDYAYDRESAMWSRDDFERVLSSIVSAPGGGRVHIVAHSMGTMLTLESLRQLYARYGDTVAGRIGAVVFAAPDIDMDVFSSAINRIGPLAGKITVIAATNDRALALSGRIAGGMTRVGAAEKAAIEQLGVRVIDASQAGWGIINHDLFLSNAEVQQVIRRSIDTAAA; via the coding sequence GTGATCGTCCGACGTTTGCTGCAACACAAGACTATTGCATCCCGCCGCGCGGTCCTGGGCGGGCTTGCGTCCGCAACCAGCGTGCTCGCGCTCGGGGGATGCGCCCGCTTAGGCGCGACGGGCGCGTCCTTCGACGCTTCGCCGCTCTCAGTTGACCCTACATTGCTCGTCACAACCACACGCAAGCGGGTGAACGGCGGGCGCGCGAAGCCATGGTTCGGGCCGGAGCGCGCTTCTACGATGACCGTCGCACGGGCGAAGCTGGTGCCGCCAGACGACGGCCGTCTCTCTCTCGCCGCAGTCGGACTTGGCGATTGGCGTATTGAAGAGGTCGAGCCGGTGTCGGGGGAGGTCGGCGATCTTCTTGCGCAGGCCGGCGGCGGACCAGACGTCCTGATCTACGTGCACGGCTTCAAACAGACGTTCGAGACAGCGGCGCTCGATGCCGCGCACCTCTCCGATGCAATCAAGTTCCGCGGCCGGACAATGGTATTCTCCTGGCCCTCCAAGGCGGGATTTTTCGACTACGCCTATGACCGTGAAAGCGCGATGTGGTCCCGCGACGACTTCGAACGCGTGCTCTCTTCCATCGTGTCGGCTCCGGGCGGCGGCCGCGTCCACATCGTCGCGCACAGCATGGGAACCATGCTGACGCTCGAAAGCTTGCGTCAGCTCTATGCGCGATACGGTGACACCGTTGCGGGAAGGATCGGCGCGGTAGTGTTTGCCGCACCGGACATCGATATGGACGTGTTCTCGTCGGCAATCAACCGCATCGGTCCGCTCGCCGGCAAGATCACCGTCATCGCCGCGACGAACGATCGCGCGTTGGCGCTGTCGGGACGAATCGCTGGCGGGATGACACGAGTCGGCGCCGCCGAGAAGGCCGCCATCGAGCAGCTCGGGGTGCGTGTGATCGATGCTTCCCAGGCAGGCTGGGGTATCATCAACCACGATTTGTTCCTGTCGAATGCGGAGGTGCAGCAGGTGATACGCCGCTCGATTGATACCGCGGCTGCGTGA
- a CDS encoding DUF3551 domain-containing protein, with product MRKAFWAMMVCYAASASGAMPAAAQNLPYCIKGCDFGGGLGDCSFTSYQQCLAAASGRDASCAANPYFNAKAELLPHRIMSRRRF from the coding sequence ATGCGAAAAGCATTTTGGGCGATGATGGTATGCTATGCCGCTTCGGCGTCAGGCGCGATGCCAGCCGCGGCGCAGAATTTGCCATATTGCATCAAGGGTTGCGACTTCGGCGGTGGCTTGGGCGACTGCAGCTTTACGAGCTATCAGCAGTGCCTGGCGGCCGCTTCGGGCCGGGACGCCTCGTGCGCGGCCAATCCCTATTTCAACGCCAAAGCCGAACTGCTACCTCATCGGATCATGTCCCGAAGGAGGTTCTGA
- a CDS encoding class I SAM-dependent methyltransferase: MASSFNVHDAAGYERLMGRWSQKLAPLFIEFAGLANGEKILDVGCGTGSLTFALTKAADLGEISAIDYSSVFVEAANRRNTDPRIKIRQADACALPFKDAMFDRAFALLVLHFVPEAGKAVAEMRRVVRPGGAVAAVVWDHLGGMAGMRMMIDTVAALGESGRQLRSRYCFQPMMQPGEMKRTFIHQGLADVTETDLMIRMDYQNFDDYWAPIAAGEGPLGKYMTTLDAAERRRTDAAVRDAYEAGQPDGPRSFANVARACRGIVP, translated from the coding sequence ATGGCTTCAAGCTTCAATGTCCATGATGCGGCCGGCTATGAGCGGCTCATGGGCCGGTGGAGCCAAAAACTCGCGCCCCTGTTCATCGAGTTCGCGGGTCTTGCCAACGGCGAAAAGATTCTTGACGTCGGCTGCGGCACTGGCAGCCTGACATTCGCGCTAACCAAGGCCGCCGATCTCGGCGAGATCAGTGCCATCGACTATTCATCCGTCTTCGTAGAGGCGGCGAATCGACGCAATACCGATCCACGCATCAAGATCCGCCAGGCGGACGCCTGCGCCTTGCCCTTCAAGGACGCTATGTTCGACCGGGCATTTGCGCTGCTCGTGCTCCACTTTGTGCCGGAAGCCGGCAAGGCCGTGGCCGAAATGCGCCGCGTCGTACGGCCGGGCGGCGCCGTCGCAGCCGTCGTGTGGGACCACCTTGGCGGCATGGCCGGCATGCGCATGATGATCGACACGGTCGCGGCGCTGGGCGAAAGCGGGCGGCAGTTACGAAGCCGCTATTGCTTCCAGCCGATGATGCAGCCGGGCGAAATGAAGCGGACTTTTATCCACCAGGGGCTTGCGGATGTCACGGAAACCGATCTGATGATCCGCATGGACTATCAGAACTTCGACGACTATTGGGCACCGATTGCCGCGGGCGAAGGTCCGCTTGGGAAATATATGACCACGCTCGACGCAGCGGAGCGGCGGCGCACCGATGCCGCCGTGCGCGATGCCTACGAGGCCGGCCAGCCCGATGGCCCGAGGTCATTCGCGAATGTCGCTCGGGCCTGCCGCGGCATCGTTCCCTGA
- a CDS encoding tetratricopeptide repeat protein, with amino-acid sequence MIKLVIKLGTVATFLMALITAYSLTPAGAAGGGGGGGGGGGGYDPYASPYTSTTPSPAAKATHTTHKVKKKPSNQSLFDDPAFAQGYRAAYSTIYDDHVYAAAIEQLQALGHDDHPNVANLIGYSYRKLGDYKLSQVWYERALKADRNHVLTWNYYGLWQIEQGNREQAEYHLSRIAAICGTDCAEYRSLADALEKPPGTGLVY; translated from the coding sequence ATGATCAAACTAGTGATCAAGCTTGGGACGGTAGCAACATTTCTGATGGCGCTGATTACTGCGTACTCGCTAACACCGGCCGGTGCGGCTGGAGGTGGTGGCGGCGGTGGCGGTGGTGGTGGTGGTTATGATCCTTATGCTTCTCCTTACACTTCGACGACACCGTCGCCAGCTGCCAAGGCCACACACACCACCCACAAAGTCAAAAAGAAGCCCAGCAACCAGTCTCTTTTCGACGATCCCGCTTTTGCTCAGGGGTATCGCGCGGCCTATTCGACGATCTATGATGACCACGTTTACGCTGCCGCGATCGAGCAGCTTCAGGCGCTCGGCCACGACGATCACCCGAACGTGGCCAACCTGATCGGCTACTCCTATCGTAAACTCGGCGACTACAAGCTCTCGCAAGTCTGGTACGAGCGGGCACTGAAAGCGGATCGGAACCATGTGCTGACCTGGAATTATTACGGTCTGTGGCAGATCGAGCAGGGCAACCGCGAGCAGGCGGAGTATCATCTGAGCCGGATCGCTGCGATCTGCGGAACCGACTGCGCGGAGTATCGGTCTTTGGCGGACGCGCTCGAAAAGCCGCCCGGCACAGGTCTCGTTTATTGA
- a CDS encoding Crp/Fnr family transcriptional regulator, translating into MRHSGSGGIGNRLLAALPPADFELLVPELETVALDQDAVLSREGDQIEHVFFPHSGAISLMIDMADGQTVATAAVGRDGAVGILSVLGPSPSASTAIIRAAGRASRIPASRFHAAFNRSPAIRHAVQIHIRAMLIQFQLGAACNALHPAEARMARWLLHLRDCVDHDVLPLTQDALSQILGVQRTTVTVLMRNLRASGAIRSDRRGQIEIDRSRLAAAACECHRNLRLEVEEIFSMNTARSRVLVVANDAANESGDAM; encoded by the coding sequence ATGCGTCATAGCGGGTCCGGCGGAATTGGTAACCGCCTTTTGGCAGCACTGCCGCCAGCGGACTTCGAACTGCTGGTGCCCGAGCTAGAGACGGTCGCGCTCGATCAGGACGCGGTCCTCTCGCGAGAGGGTGACCAGATCGAGCATGTCTTCTTCCCTCATAGCGGCGCCATTTCGCTAATGATCGACATGGCGGACGGGCAGACGGTAGCCACCGCCGCAGTTGGGCGCGACGGGGCAGTAGGCATTCTTTCCGTGCTAGGCCCGTCACCTTCGGCCAGCACCGCCATCATTCGCGCGGCCGGGAGAGCCTCGCGGATCCCCGCCTCGCGATTTCACGCCGCTTTCAACCGAAGCCCCGCGATCCGCCACGCGGTCCAGATTCACATCAGGGCGATGCTGATACAGTTTCAGCTCGGCGCGGCCTGCAATGCCCTGCATCCGGCCGAAGCCCGCATGGCACGCTGGCTGCTCCATCTTCGCGACTGCGTTGACCACGACGTCCTCCCGCTCACCCAGGACGCGCTGTCGCAAATACTCGGTGTACAACGAACGACAGTGACGGTCCTGATGCGCAATCTGCGCGCGTCCGGAGCGATCAGATCTGATCGACGAGGCCAGATCGAGATCGACCGATCGCGGCTCGCGGCGGCGGCCTGCGAATGCCACCGCAACTTGCGTCTCGAAGTCGAGGAGATCTTCTCGATGAATACGGCCCGATCTCGCGTTTTGGTTGTGGCGAATGATGCCGCAAATGAATCGGGCGATGCTATGTGA
- a CDS encoding thioredoxin family protein: protein MATTATQVVLDAPAAEFRLPATDGKTYALDDVAGEKGTVVVFICNHCPYVKAVIDRMVSDARVLMSESIGFAAICSNDAASYPEDSFENMKRFAKAHDFPFPYLHDETQTVARAYGAVCTPDFFGYNADRKLKYRGRLDEGRATPPRARAPRELVEAMRAIANTGLAPADQKASIGCSIKWKDE, encoded by the coding sequence ATGGCGACAACAGCTACCCAAGTCGTTCTTGATGCGCCGGCCGCGGAGTTCCGGCTTCCGGCCACCGACGGCAAGACTTACGCACTGGACGACGTTGCGGGCGAAAAAGGCACGGTCGTCGTCTTCATCTGCAACCATTGTCCCTATGTCAAAGCGGTGATCGACCGCATGGTTTCGGACGCCCGCGTGCTGATGTCGGAGAGCATAGGCTTTGCGGCGATTTGTTCGAACGATGCGGCGAGCTATCCCGAAGACTCATTTGAGAATATGAAGCGTTTCGCGAAGGCTCATGATTTCCCGTTTCCATATCTCCACGACGAGACCCAGACAGTCGCCCGCGCGTATGGGGCGGTCTGTACGCCGGACTTCTTCGGTTACAATGCCGACCGCAAGCTCAAGTATCGCGGCCGGCTCGACGAAGGCCGCGCAACTCCGCCTCGCGCGAGGGCGCCTCGAGAGCTCGTCGAGGCCATGCGCGCGATTGCGAACACCGGTCTGGCGCCGGCTGACCAAAAGGCGTCTATTGGCTGCTCTATCAAATGGAAGGACGAATAA